Genomic window (Flavobacteriales bacterium):
GGATTGCTGCCGAAGGTGTACTTCACCGCCGCACCGATGGCCAGCAGGCCGATCAATAAAAAAACCAGTGTTGTGACCGAAAGTCCCAAGGCTATAACGATCAACGCGATACCTGAAACGAATGCCAGCAGCCCGCAGATCCACATGGCTCGTTTCATGGCAGCAGTGGAGATCGCACCGCTTTGCACCGCGCGCTGCGGGCCTACGCGCACCTCGTTGTCGGTGCCGTGCAGGTGATCCCCGAGGTCGTTCGCCAAATTGCTCAGCACCTGCAACAACACCGCAGTGACCAGCGCAAGAGCGAACACCGGCCAGCGGAAAGCGTGATGGAATGCGGCCAACGCACTGCCCGTGATGATGCTGCTCATTGCCAAGGGCAAGGTTCGCAAGCGGAAGGCGTGGAGCCAGTACTTCATCGCTTATACCCTTTCAATTTGGAAGGAATGGCCGAAAGCTACATGGTAGGCTGTAATTCGATCGAAGTCATGATCGTCCGTTATTACGTAACTTCACATTCCAATACGTGATTCCATGACAGTCAAGCTCACCCTTTCCGTTCCGCCGAAGTTCAAGCGGACCGCAACGATGCTCAGCCGACGGCGCAAGAAGAGCATTTCCGCCCTCTTTGTGGAATTGCTCGAACGAGAGGCCGAAAAGGACAAGGACCAATATGCCGAGATCCGGGGCATTTGGAAGGATCGCGACATCACTGCCGAAGAGATCCGCGAGCGCGCATGGAAACGGTCCTGATCGACACCAGCATCCTTGTCGGCCTTGCCCGGAATGAAGCAAAAGCTGATGCCGCGCTCTCTCGTGTGAATGATGCCCTCCAAGTGATCTGCGACGTGGTGCTCTCCGAAATGCTGGATGGCGCACGGAACGAGGCTGAGCACGACCGGATCTTTTTGTATCTCAACAAAAATTTCGAGATCCTTCCGTTGACGATGGAAGTGTCCGTCCGCTTTCGGGAAATTCTCAGATCAAAGGGCAAGGACAGAGGCAAGAACCTTGCAGACTACCTCATCGCCGCTATCGCGATCGCACACGATATTCCTCTCCTCACTTTGAACACGAAGCACTTCAAGGGCATCAAGGGGCTACAACTCGCCTAAGCGCAATACAAATTCTTATCGCACCAAGGCTTCTTTGTGCTCTTCGTGTCCTTTGTGGTAGAAATCCTCACGGAAACTTCGGGAACTTCTTGAAATCCGGTTCGCGCTTTTCCATGAAGGCGTTTCGTCCCTCCTGCGCCTCGTCCATCAGATAGTACATCAGCGTGGCGTCGCCGGCGAATTCCATCAATCCGCGTTGGCCGTCGAGCTCGGCGTTGAGGCCGCGCTTGATCATCCGCAGGGCCATCGGGCTGCGCTGCATCATGATCCGGCACCATTCCACCGTGGTGTCCTCCAACTCGGCGAGCGGCACCACCTTGTTCACCATGCCCATGTCCTCGGCCTCCTTGGCGGTGTATTGGTTGCAGAGGAACCAGATCTCGCGGGCCTTCTTCTGGCCGACGTGCCGCGCGAGGTAACTGCTGCCGAAGCCGGCGTCAAAGCTGCCCACCTTCGGGCCGGTCTGCCCGAAGCGCGCATTGTCCGAAGCGATGGTGAGGTCGCACACCACGTGCAGCACATGCCCGCCACCGATGGCATAGCCGTTCACCATGGCCACCACGGGCTTGGGGATCTCGCGGATGCGGCGGTGCATGTCGAGGATGTTCAGGCGCGGCACGCCGTCAGCACCGATGTAGCCGCCGCGCCCCTTCACATTCTGGTCACCGCCGCTACAGAAAGCCTTGTCACCTTCCCCGGTGAGCACCACCACGCCCACCTCGTTCATTTCGCGGCAGATATCCATGGCCTCGAGCATCTCCATGGTGGTCTCCGGGCGGAAGGCGTTGTAGACCTCGGGCCTGTTGATGGTGATCTTGGCGATGCCTGCGAAGAACTCGAAGCGGATGTCGGTGTATTCTTTTATCGGGGTCCAAGTACGGGACATGATTTGTTGGTTTTTCACCACAGAGGCACGGAGGGCACAGAGGGGATGTGAGCTGCCGGGGATCGGTGGTCAGTGAACTTTGAACGGAGGCCTCCGTCGCGGCTACGCCTGACAACGGACAACTGACAACTAACAACTTGACGCACCCTCATGCGGACCGCAGTTGTTCAAAGTACGCACGCAGCACCTTCGGGGAAACAAGCGCATCTGTGGTGATGTATAGCACGGCGGCTTTGTCGTGCGGCTTGTACAGCTCATCGAGCGCGGACTTCAGGGATGCTTCGTCGCTGGCGGAATAGCACGGTAGTCCGAAGCTCTTCACCATTGCTGAAATGTCGCGCTGGTGCGGGGATTCGAACCACGGGAGCAGTGCTGGGTCTCGGTCCGGGCCTTCAATGTAGCGGAAGATGTTGCCACCACCGTTGTCGATCACGATGACCTTCAGCTCCGGGGAAAGGTGGTTGTTCCAAAAAGCGTTGCTGTCGTAGCAGAAGGCCACGTCGCCAGTGATGAGCGTGGTGGGCTTGCCCGTTGCGAAGGCGGCACCCACGGCAGTGCTGGTACAGCCGTCGATGCCGCTGGTGCCCCGGTTGCTGAAAAAGCGTTGGCCTCGTGCGCGGTCGAAGAGTTGCGCATAGCGTGCTGCGGTGCTGTTGGCCAAATGAATATCACTGCCTTCAGGAATGCGCCCCAACAGCATTTCGAAGACCATGAGGTCGCAGAAGGGCGTCGCCTTGAGAATGCGCTGATGGACCTCGCGCATCCGTGCATCCACCATGCGCCATGCTTCGCCGTAGAGGCTTTCATTGCCTTTCACCTGGCCCTCCAGTTGTGCGAGGAAGATGTGCGGCTCCACTGCAATGTCGTGCGTGAGGCTTTGATAGGTATCGTGGTATCGCTCCCCGGCGTCGACGTGCCAATGCTGTTCGGGCTTCCATTTCCGCAGCAGTCCCTTGATCCGCTTGCTGACGATGGCGCCACCGAAGGTGATCAGCACATCGGGCT
Coding sequences:
- a CDS encoding PIN domain-containing protein gives rise to the protein METVLIDTSILVGLARNEAKADAALSRVNDALQVICDVVLSEMLDGARNEAEHDRIFLYLNKNFEILPLTMEVSVRFREILRSKGKDRGKNLADYLIAAIAIAHDIPLLTLNTKHFKGIKGLQLA
- the menB gene encoding 1,4-dihydroxy-2-naphthoyl-CoA synthase; protein product: MSRTWTPIKEYTDIRFEFFAGIAKITINRPEVYNAFRPETTMEMLEAMDICREMNEVGVVVLTGEGDKAFCSGGDQNVKGRGGYIGADGVPRLNILDMHRRIREIPKPVVAMVNGYAIGGGHVLHVVCDLTIASDNARFGQTGPKVGSFDAGFGSSYLARHVGQKKAREIWFLCNQYTAKEAEDMGMVNKVVPLAELEDTTVEWCRIMMQRSPMALRMIKRGLNAELDGQRGLMEFAGDATLMYYLMDEAQEGRNAFMEKREPDFKKFPKFP
- the menD gene encoding 2-succinyl-5-enolpyruvyl-6-hydroxy-3-cyclohexene-1-carboxylic-acid synthase; the encoded protein is MVTSDHFAAAELARLCAAKGVRHAVISPGSRNAPLVIAFSKRPEIQCLQVIDERSAAFFALGLAQQSHQPVVLICTSGSAVLNYGPAIAEAFYQRIPLLVISADRPEEWIDQGEGQTVRQRDVLGPHLKKSVQLPRNADELSQWHCGRLINEAIDATLLPVPGPVQVNVPFNEPLYGTTEVKEEARLIAPMPVGSFLLPDKGWRVQQLSTSLKVMVIVGQGVWSEGMKAQLRQLAALPQFTVLTEATSNLDDSAFITCIDRAIEGVNASNEADLKPDVLITFGGAIVSKRIKGLLRKWKPEQHWHVDAGERYHDTYQSLTHDIAVEPHIFLAQLEGQVKGNESLYGEAWRMVDARMREVHQRILKATPFCDLMVFEMLLGRIPEGSDIHLANSTAARYAQLFDRARGQRFFSNRGTSGIDGCTSTAVGAAFATGKPTTLITGDVAFCYDSNAFWNNHLSPELKVIVIDNGGGNIFRYIEGPDRDPALLPWFESPHQRDISAMVKSFGLPCYSASDEASLKSALDELYKPHDKAAVLYITTDALVSPKVLRAYFEQLRSA